The following are encoded in a window of Haloarcula halophila genomic DNA:
- a CDS encoding DUF7097 family protein — MEKAPGGTSVGVDDPYDHVDRCDFVTDEGKCRWAREHGHHDPEFADARSAEEFRCPAAVAPDGDTSETRGVSEQSGRERPAPRDETEWEWADCPHFRCRQHDRECVRCGLTERRMAHSDERPLLEEHHLSYRDSSGDTLDHEITVYLCRWCHAKVHQSWARIDDDAGPDPEALAEREGRRSKEQSELGFESAAERYRDDEDAGDYQN, encoded by the coding sequence ATGGAGAAGGCACCGGGCGGGACGAGCGTCGGCGTCGACGACCCCTACGACCACGTCGACCGCTGTGATTTCGTCACCGACGAGGGGAAGTGTCGGTGGGCGCGCGAGCACGGCCACCACGACCCCGAGTTCGCCGACGCCCGGAGCGCCGAGGAGTTCCGCTGTCCGGCCGCCGTGGCGCCGGACGGCGACACCAGCGAGACGCGTGGCGTCTCGGAACAGTCGGGCAGGGAGCGACCTGCCCCGCGGGACGAGACCGAGTGGGAGTGGGCCGACTGTCCCCACTTCCGGTGCCGACAGCACGACCGCGAGTGTGTCCGCTGTGGGTTGACCGAGCGGCGGATGGCCCACTCCGACGAGCGGCCGCTGCTGGAGGAACACCACCTCTCCTACCGCGACTCCTCGGGGGACACCCTCGATCACGAGATCACCGTCTATCTCTGTCGGTGGTGTCACGCGAAGGTCCACCAGTCGTGGGCACGGATCGACGACGACGCCGGGCCGGACCCGGAGGCGCTGGCCGAACGCGAGGGGCGGCGCTCGAAAGAGCAGTCGGAACTGGGCTTCGAGTCGGCGGCGGAGCGGTATCGCGACGACGAGGACGCCGGGGATTATCAAAACTGA